In Desulfurella sp., a genomic segment contains:
- a CDS encoding amidase, producing the protein MKINEYVKYDAIGIARLIAKKDVSPFEVLEAAIEKIEKLNPILNAVICTHYDLAKKQIETSDKNKPLYGVVILLKDSLHEIENTCSTMGSRLLNNYISKKTSTFVKRLLDAGCVALGKTNVPEFALMGTTEPKLFGPTRNPFNLEYSPGGSSGGSAASVASGMVSVATGNDGGGSIRIPASMCGLFGFKPSRYFTPMGSEFFDAWMGLVVNHVLTKTVRDSAFFLDIEYGFDGPIYFKKPVESFFKELDKPLKPLKIALNTNSYLGNVDSQMIETTYKVAKTLEDLGHTVEETLPQLDFARLYDTYIDAMFIETSFLIDYLENKLQRKITIKDVEPSTYILAKIGDSLHSKLNVYIKHFWDQTAYLMRGFFEQYDIYMTPTLANPHIKLGSLLPSSFEELALKTVSTANLSSYIKPIIKKIAFKQLSVFPFTQLANQTGLPAMSIPAGISSQNIPLGVQFMSSYANDHILFRLA; encoded by the coding sequence ATGAAAATAAACGAATATGTAAAGTATGATGCTATAGGTATTGCTCGTCTTATAGCAAAAAAAGATGTTAGCCCATTTGAAGTATTAGAAGCAGCTATAGAAAAAATTGAAAAATTAAACCCTATACTTAATGCAGTAATATGTACTCATTACGATTTAGCTAAAAAACAAATAGAAACATCTGATAAAAATAAACCGCTTTATGGTGTAGTAATTTTGCTAAAGGACAGTTTGCATGAAATTGAAAATACATGCTCAACTATGGGCTCAAGACTTTTAAATAATTATATTTCTAAAAAAACATCCACATTTGTAAAGCGACTTTTGGATGCAGGATGTGTTGCGTTAGGAAAAACGAATGTCCCTGAGTTTGCTTTAATGGGAACAACCGAACCTAAACTATTTGGACCCACAAGAAACCCGTTTAATTTGGAATATTCACCGGGTGGCTCAAGCGGCGGTTCAGCTGCAAGTGTGGCAAGCGGGATGGTTAGTGTGGCTACTGGTAACGATGGTGGTGGCTCAATCAGGATTCCCGCCTCTATGTGTGGATTATTTGGTTTTAAACCTTCAAGGTATTTTACGCCAATGGGTAGTGAGTTTTTTGATGCATGGATGGGTCTTGTTGTAAATCATGTTTTAACAAAAACTGTAAGGGATAGTGCATTTTTTTTGGATATAGAATATGGTTTTGATGGGCCAATTTATTTTAAAAAACCAGTAGAATCATTTTTCAAAGAGCTTGATAAGCCATTAAAGCCACTTAAAATTGCTTTAAATACCAATTCATATCTTGGCAATGTAGATAGTCAGATGATAGAAACAACTTATAAAGTAGCAAAAACATTGGAAGACTTAGGTCATACAGTAGAAGAAACGCTACCGCAGCTAGATTTTGCCAGACTATACGATACATACATTGATGCTATGTTTATAGAAACATCATTTTTAATAGATTATCTTGAAAACAAATTACAAAGAAAGATTACAATTAAAGATGTCGAACCTTCTACATACATACTTGCAAAAATTGGCGATAGTCTTCATTCAAAATTGAATGTTTATATAAAGCATTTCTGGGATCAAACGGCTTACTTAATGCGAGGTTTTTTTGAACAATACGATATTTATATGACACCAACACTTGCAAATCCTCATATAAAATTAGGTAGTTTATTGCCATCAAGTTTTGAAGAATTAGCATTAAAAACAGTATCAACTGCTAATTTAAGTTCATATATAAAACCAATTATAAAAAAGATAGCTTTTAAGCAATTAAGTGTATTTCCATTTACACAACTTGCAAATCAAACTGGATTGCCTGCAATGAGTATTCCAGCTGGAATTAGCTCACAAAATATACCGCTTGGTGTTCAATTTATGTCATCTTACGCAAACGATCATATATTATTCAGATTGGC
- a CDS encoding DMT family transporter has protein sequence MLYVAFVLLILGWSYTAVVTKIALNYIGPFEFTLWRVLVGFLFLFLITAFMKKLEKPKSIKWAFLLGLFQNALPVVFYNLALVYSSAGKVTVLGYIMPFWTILLERLILKTKLEKIKYIPISLSFLGLVLIMQPWYFRASVLGYLFAILYGVSWGIGNVVSVIIWEKYPHWDVFSLTFWQMVFVVLVVILFNVLIPYQRTVVLNSYLIFAILYTGIIATAFAWFLWIFLLKKLPASIVGLSSLAIPVFAMIESYIQLHEKFSLPDLIGSFFIILSLLIIYIYSLHKKTQSQNFAS, from the coding sequence ATGCTGTATGTTGCTTTTGTTTTATTAATCCTTGGTTGGTCGTATACTGCTGTTGTTACAAAGATTGCACTAAACTATATTGGTCCTTTTGAATTTACACTCTGGCGAGTTTTAGTGGGATTTTTGTTTTTATTTTTAATTACAGCATTTATGAAAAAACTTGAAAAACCAAAAAGTATAAAATGGGCTTTTTTATTGGGTTTATTTCAAAATGCTTTACCTGTTGTTTTTTACAATTTGGCTTTGGTTTATTCATCTGCTGGAAAAGTAACTGTTTTGGGCTATATTATGCCCTTTTGGACAATATTATTAGAAAGATTAATTTTAAAAACAAAGCTGGAAAAAATAAAATATATTCCCATTAGCTTATCTTTTTTGGGTCTTGTGCTTATAATGCAGCCCTGGTATTTCAGGGCGAGTGTTTTGGGATATTTATTCGCAATACTATATGGTGTAAGCTGGGGTATCGGAAATGTAGTTTCTGTAATTATTTGGGAAAAATATCCTCATTGGGATGTATTTTCTCTTACATTTTGGCAAATGGTATTTGTCGTTTTAGTTGTTATTTTGTTTAACGTTTTGATACCTTATCAAAGAACTGTTGTTTTAAATAGTTATTTAATTTTTGCAATTCTCTACACGGGTATAATAGCTACGGCTTTTGCATGGTTTTTATGGATTTTTCTATTAAAAAAACTCCCAGCAAGTATAGTTGGCTTATCATCACTGGCAATACCTGTATTTGCAATGATAGAATCATATATTCAACTACATGAAAAATTCAGCTTACCAGATTTAATTGGTTCTTTTTTTATAATTTTATCACTTTTGATTATTTATATATATTCTTTGCATAAAAAGACGCAAAGCCAAAACTTTGCGTCTTAA
- a CDS encoding branched-chain amino acid aminotransferase: MQIAYLLKPKSQRRKEQLKPTQPLPFGQLRTDHMFLIDYEDGEWQNARIVPYEPFTISPGAIALHYGQALFEGAKAFMHPDNEIYTFRIDKNAKRLNKSAEILCMPSIDENLQIEAIHALIDVDRLWLPIQNGASLYIRPFMFATEDSLGVHPSKSYRYAIILSPSGPYYPEGFTKPIRLLITKKFHRAVSGGTGESKAAGNYAASLRAGEFAKQFGASQVLYLDAQNKYIEEAGAMNHYHIEKDGTVVIPEFTDTVLRSITSESIIELQNSLGLKVIQKRVALDEFIEKIKSKEIIEAGGFGTAAVVSPVGEYVFEDNSILTVGDGSIGAYSRKIYEYYTGLQTGKIAAPNGWLKKVEKRI; this comes from the coding sequence ATGCAAATAGCGTATCTTTTAAAGCCAAAATCCCAAAGAAGAAAAGAACAATTAAAACCTACTCAACCCTTACCTTTTGGTCAATTAAGAACTGATCACATGTTTTTGATTGATTATGAAGATGGAGAATGGCAAAACGCACGTATTGTACCATATGAGCCATTTACTATATCACCTGGTGCAATTGCACTACACTATGGACAGGCTTTATTTGAAGGTGCAAAAGCTTTTATGCATCCAGATAATGAAATCTATACATTCAGAATAGATAAAAATGCAAAAAGATTAAATAAATCAGCCGAAATTCTCTGTATGCCATCCATTGATGAAAACCTTCAAATAGAAGCCATACACGCATTGATAGATGTTGATAGATTGTGGCTTCCAATTCAGAATGGTGCTTCACTATACATTAGGCCATTTATGTTTGCAACTGAAGATTCTTTAGGTGTGCATCCAAGTAAGTCTTATAGATATGCAATCATTTTATCACCAAGCGGTCCATACTACCCAGAAGGATTTACTAAACCAATCAGGCTTCTTATAACCAAAAAATTTCACAGAGCTGTAAGCGGTGGCACTGGTGAATCAAAAGCCGCAGGCAACTATGCTGCATCTTTGAGAGCTGGAGAGTTTGCAAAACAATTTGGTGCAAGCCAGGTTCTTTATTTAGATGCTCAAAATAAATACATTGAGGAAGCTGGGGCAATGAATCATTACCATATAGAAAAAGATGGGACAGTAGTTATACCTGAGTTTACTGATACGGTATTAAGAAGTATTACTTCTGAATCTATTATTGAATTACAAAACTCTTTAGGACTTAAAGTAATACAAAAAAGAGTTGCTTTAGACGAATTCATTGAAAAAATTAAAAGTAAAGAAATAATTGAAGCAGGTGGATTCGGTACAGCAGCTGTAGTATCACCTGTTGGTGAATATGTTTTTGAAGACAATAGTATTTTAACTGTAGGAGATGGTTCTATTGGAGCATACTCAAGAAAAATTTACGAGTATTATACTGGTTTACAAACAGGAAAAATTGCTGCACCTAATGGTTGGCTAAAAAAAGTAGAAAAAAGAATTTAA
- a CDS encoding MBL fold metallo-hydrolase, which produces MSIECIFDNIYKIEVPLPQNPLKSINSYVIKGERSLIIDTGMNRIECEQTLKYALAKLDIDLEKTDLFITHMHADHSGLIGKLSTPQSIVYFTKEDAPYILGTNWEEFWLEEANYAKKFGFPIDSLSNAIKKHPGYKYALRGNLLSKISYVEDQQVLNYGNLELKCIKTPGHTKGIVCLYEANKKLFFSSDHVLEDITPNISAAYENKNPLKEYLESLDKVYNFDVDMVLPGHRRIFYNLQKRIDELKKHHEERLNEVLNLIDTKTPNDAYKVASLMHWDIKYKNWEDFPIAQKWFAHSEALAHLLYLVDTNKAKILIQDDKYYFLKT; this is translated from the coding sequence ATTAGCATAGAATGTATTTTTGATAATATTTACAAAATAGAAGTACCCCTGCCTCAAAACCCCCTTAAATCAATAAACTCTTATGTGATAAAAGGAGAAAGAAGTTTAATTATTGATACTGGTATGAATAGAATTGAATGCGAGCAGACACTAAAATATGCTTTGGCAAAACTAGATATTGATCTTGAAAAAACAGATCTTTTTATTACTCACATGCATGCAGACCATAGTGGATTAATTGGTAAATTATCAACACCACAATCAATTGTATATTTTACCAAAGAAGATGCGCCATACATATTAGGCACAAACTGGGAAGAATTCTGGCTTGAAGAAGCAAATTATGCAAAAAAATTTGGGTTTCCAATAGATTCTCTGTCAAATGCAATAAAAAAACATCCAGGTTATAAATACGCTTTAAGGGGCAATCTTCTTTCAAAAATTTCTTATGTTGAAGATCAGCAGGTACTAAATTACGGCAACTTGGAACTTAAATGTATTAAAACACCAGGCCACACGAAAGGTATTGTATGTCTATATGAAGCTAATAAAAAATTATTTTTTTCGTCGGATCATGTGTTAGAAGATATAACTCCAAATATATCTGCAGCATACGAAAACAAAAACCCTCTAAAAGAATATCTAGAAAGTCTTGATAAAGTTTATAATTTTGATGTAGATATGGTTTTGCCTGGACACAGAAGAATTTTTTATAATTTACAAAAAAGAATTGATGAGCTTAAAAAACACCATGAAGAAAGATTAAATGAAGTATTGAATCTTATTGATACAAAAACTCCAAATGATGCCTACAAAGTAGCCTCACTGATGCATTGGGATATAAAGTACAAAAACTGGGAAGATTTTCCTATTGCTCAAAAATGGTTTGCACATTCAGAAGCACTAGCGCACCTGTTGTATCTTGTTGATACAAACAAAGCAAAAATCTTAATCCAAGACGATAAATACTATTTTTTAAAAACTTGA
- a CDS encoding ABC transporter ATP-binding protein, whose amino-acid sequence MLKVKNLNVFYKLIHAVNDISFDVPEGKIVTLIGPNGAGKSSTLKSIVGLVASSGQINFLSHNISKEKTYQRIKRGIALVPEGRKVFVNLTVLENLRIGAFNKPASTLEEKYERIFQIFPILKKRAKQYAGTLSGGEQQMLALGRALMSEPSLLMLDEPSLGLAPKVVQEVFEIIQHLNREGMTILLVEQNAAMALKIAHYGYVLEAGKIVLEDVAQNLLQNEDVRKSYLGEM is encoded by the coding sequence ATGTTAAAGGTTAAAAATTTAAATGTTTTTTATAAACTTATACACGCAGTAAACGATATATCTTTTGACGTGCCTGAAGGCAAAATAGTAACATTAATAGGACCGAACGGTGCTGGAAAATCAAGTACGCTGAAATCCATTGTGGGACTTGTAGCATCAAGTGGTCAAATAAATTTTTTATCGCATAATATATCAAAAGAAAAAACATACCAGCGAATTAAACGTGGCATAGCACTCGTGCCAGAAGGTAGAAAAGTTTTTGTTAATCTGACAGTTCTAGAAAATTTACGCATTGGGGCATTTAATAAACCAGCTTCTACATTAGAAGAAAAATATGAACGGATTTTTCAAATATTTCCTATATTAAAAAAACGTGCCAAACAATATGCTGGAACACTTTCTGGTGGTGAACAACAAATGTTGGCTTTAGGCAGAGCCCTTATGAGTGAGCCTTCCCTTTTAATGCTTGATGAACCATCGCTTGGTTTGGCACCAAAAGTTGTACAAGAAGTTTTTGAGATAATCCAGCACTTAAATCGTGAAGGTATGACAATTTTGCTTGTAGAGCAAAATGCAGCAATGGCATTAAAAATTGCTCATTATGGTTATGTACTTGAGGCAGGCAAAATTGTGCTTGAAGATGTTGCCCAAAACTTGTTACAAAACGAAGATGTAAGAAAAAGTTACCTGGGGGAGATGTAA
- a CDS encoding ABC transporter ATP-binding protein → MENNILVCEHITMKFGGLVALNDVSLNVTKSSITGLIGPNGAGKTTMFNVITCNLKPTLGNIFFEGKNITGFKPYKIVPLGMARTFQNIRLFENLTVLENIMIGFAHKVKYRLFEPILKTPKFLNQEKEIKIKALELLEKVNLKEKAHLKATGLSYGEQRKVEIARALATSPKLLLLDEPAAGMNPSEKIALMYFIKEIKDSFNLTILLIEHDMKFVMGICQKIYVLDYGAKIAEGTPEEIQKNPKVIAAYLGEANVKG, encoded by the coding sequence ATGGAAAATAATATACTTGTATGCGAACATATTACAATGAAGTTTGGTGGTCTTGTTGCTCTAAATGATGTTAGTTTAAATGTTACCAAATCAAGCATAACTGGTTTAATTGGACCCAATGGCGCAGGAAAAACTACAATGTTTAATGTTATAACATGCAACTTGAAACCAACCTTAGGAAATATTTTTTTTGAAGGCAAAAATATAACAGGTTTTAAGCCTTATAAAATTGTACCTCTTGGTATGGCAAGGACATTTCAAAATATAAGATTATTTGAAAATTTAACCGTTCTTGAAAACATAATGATAGGTTTTGCACATAAAGTTAAATATAGATTATTTGAGCCAATTTTAAAAACACCAAAATTTTTAAATCAAGAAAAAGAAATAAAAATAAAAGCGCTTGAATTATTAGAAAAGGTAAATTTAAAAGAAAAAGCGCATTTAAAAGCAACAGGTCTGTCTTATGGAGAACAAAGAAAAGTTGAAATTGCAAGAGCTCTTGCAACTTCGCCAAAACTACTACTTTTAGATGAGCCTGCAGCAGGCATGAACCCAAGTGAAAAGATAGCCTTAATGTACTTTATAAAAGAAATTAAAGATTCATTCAATCTAACCATACTTTTGATAGAACACGATATGAAGTTTGTAATGGGAATCTGCCAAAAAATTTATGTACTTGACTATGGTGCTAAAATTGCAGAAGGTACACCTGAAGAAATTCAAAAAAACCCAAAAGTTATAGCGGCTTATTTAGGGGAAGCAAATGTTAAAGGTTAA
- a CDS encoding branched-chain amino acid ABC transporter permease, translating into MKRNTILTILSIILLFVFLYYASHHFSRYTIIILNNIAITMILAVSYNLINGITGQFSLAPNGFAAVGAYTAALLSLTPAQKQAMFIIDPIMPFLGSIHLPFLAALIVAGLVTAFFGFILGFPVFRTRGDYLAIVTLGFGIVIDIVANNAITITNGPLGLKGISNYTNVWWSYGWLVFTIFVVMSIINSNYGRAMKAIRDDEDAAVAMGINTFKMKMIAFVVGAFFQGVAGGLLAHLITTISPTLFTFFLTFNLLVIIVMGGLGSITGTVIATIVIVWGSELLRVFDQPMHIFGITTPGIPGLRMIIFALLLILTMLFAREGIMGKKEFSWDWLFNAIKGGIKNGK; encoded by the coding sequence ATGAAAAGAAATACAATTTTAACAATCTTAAGTATAATATTACTGTTTGTTTTTTTATATTATGCAAGTCATCACTTTAGTCGTTATACAATAATTATACTAAATAATATAGCTATTACTATGATACTGGCTGTTAGCTATAATCTGATCAATGGTATTACTGGACAATTTTCTCTTGCTCCAAATGGTTTTGCTGCAGTTGGTGCCTATACTGCTGCACTTTTGAGTTTGACGCCAGCACAAAAACAAGCAATGTTTATAATAGACCCTATTATGCCTTTTTTGGGCTCAATCCACCTGCCTTTTTTGGCTGCACTTATAGTTGCTGGACTTGTAACAGCTTTTTTTGGATTTATTTTGGGATTTCCTGTGTTTAGAACAAGAGGCGATTACCTTGCTATTGTTACACTTGGATTTGGTATTGTTATAGATATTGTTGCAAACAATGCAATTACAATAACAAACGGCCCTTTAGGTCTAAAAGGCATATCAAACTATACGAATGTTTGGTGGAGCTATGGATGGCTTGTATTTACTATTTTTGTAGTTATGAGTATAATAAACTCCAATTACGGTAGAGCTATGAAAGCAATAAGAGACGATGAAGATGCAGCTGTAGCTATGGGCATAAATACATTTAAAATGAAAATGATCGCTTTTGTTGTAGGTGCTTTTTTTCAGGGTGTTGCAGGAGGTTTGCTTGCACACTTAATTACAACTATTTCTCCAACACTTTTTACATTTTTCTTAACATTCAATTTGCTTGTAATTATAGTTATGGGTGGTCTTGGTAGCATAACAGGAACAGTTATAGCTACAATCGTTATTGTTTGGGGATCAGAACTGCTTAGAGTATTTGATCAACCAATGCATATATTTGGTATAACAACACCAGGCATACCTGGCTTAAGAATGATCATTTTTGCTTTACTGTTAATTTTAACCATGCTTTTTGCAAGAGAAGGAATAATGGGAAAGAAAGAATTCTCATGGGATTGGCTATTTAATGCTATAAAAGGTGGCATAAAAAATGGAAAATAA
- a CDS encoding branched-chain amino acid ABC transporter permease, giving the protein MLTTVLQQLINGLSAGSLYALVAIGYTMVYGVLRMINFAHGDILMVGAYLAFFGISAFMLPWWVSFITAIILTGFVGVLVEKLAYKPIRNASRVSLLITAVGVSFFLENLFLVLFGGVPKAFPIAPIFHGVLNYNQLYLPVVSIYTPIVALVLLYMLLYILHHTKYGMAMRSIALDIDTTSLMGINVDIVISLVFFIGSSLAAVGGILWSTQYPSINPLMGIMPGLKAFAAAVLGGIGDVAGAAIGGLILGIAEVLIVAFFPSLAGYKDAFAFLLLILVLLFKPTGIMGKELERKRF; this is encoded by the coding sequence ATGTTAACAACAGTTTTGCAACAATTAATAAATGGTCTTTCTGCTGGAAGCCTATATGCTCTTGTAGCAATTGGATATACTATGGTATATGGCGTTTTGAGAATGATTAACTTTGCGCATGGCGACATCTTGATGGTTGGAGCATATCTTGCGTTTTTTGGAATTAGTGCTTTTATGCTACCATGGTGGGTATCATTTATTACTGCAATTATTTTAACAGGTTTTGTAGGTGTATTGGTAGAGAAATTAGCTTACAAACCCATTCGTAATGCAAGCAGGGTTTCTTTACTCATTACTGCTGTGGGTGTGTCGTTTTTTCTTGAAAATTTATTTTTAGTGTTATTTGGTGGGGTACCAAAGGCTTTTCCTATAGCACCAATATTTCATGGTGTTTTGAATTATAATCAATTATATTTGCCTGTTGTTAGTATTTACACCCCTATTGTTGCACTTGTTTTGTTATATATGCTGCTTTATATCTTGCATCATACAAAATACGGTATGGCTATGCGCTCAATCGCACTGGATATTGATACAACAAGTTTAATGGGTATAAATGTAGATATAGTTATCTCTTTGGTTTTTTTTATAGGCTCTTCTTTGGCTGCTGTTGGCGGGATATTATGGTCCACACAGTATCCTTCAATAAATCCATTAATGGGTATAATGCCAGGGCTTAAAGCATTTGCTGCTGCAGTTTTAGGTGGTATAGGGGATGTTGCTGGAGCTGCGATCGGTGGACTAATTCTTGGAATAGCAGAAGTTTTAATAGTAGCATTTTTCCCTAGTTTGGCTGGTTATAAAGACGCATTTGCATTTTTGTTATTAATACTTGTGCTTTTGTTTAAACCTACTGGTATTATGGGAAAAGAACTTGAAAGGAAGAGATTTTAA
- a CDS encoding ABC transporter substrate-binding protein has translation MKRLLFKTVLFALVTIFAIGYGVSKTYAASNTIKVGVVYSMTGPVASFEQSAWQGLQVAKEIMPTALGKKIDLILVDDQGDKVQAANAVNKLIYDNKVDAIIGPLISGNVMSATPIVEKAKIPLITPTGTNPLLTEGKNFISRACFIDPFQGKVAAIYAVKDLHAKTAALVIDSAQDYSVGLAKFFEENFKKLGGKIVAKTFIQTGESNFSAQIASLKPANPQIIYMPCYYQEIALFARQAREFGLKQPILAGDGAAEAALIKVGGAAVNGLTFTTGFAPEAIKTALGKKFEQAYQAKYHKLPDNFAALSADAYFMLVNAIDRAKSDNPIKINTALRQTKNFQGVTGNITLVNGNAIKPAVIEKVENGKFVYVTTINP, from the coding sequence ATGAAACGTTTGCTGTTTAAAACAGTTTTATTTGCTCTTGTAACTATCTTTGCTATTGGCTATGGAGTAAGTAAAACTTATGCAGCTAGCAACACCATAAAAGTAGGTGTTGTGTATTCAATGACAGGACCGGTCGCTTCTTTTGAACAAAGTGCATGGCAAGGTTTACAGGTAGCAAAAGAAATCATGCCTACGGCTTTGGGTAAAAAAATTGATCTGATCCTCGTTGATGATCAAGGCGATAAGGTTCAGGCAGCTAATGCTGTAAACAAACTAATTTATGACAACAAAGTAGATGCAATTATTGGACCTTTAATTTCGGGCAATGTTATGTCTGCAACTCCAATTGTAGAAAAAGCTAAAATTCCTTTAATTACGCCAACTGGAACAAACCCATTGTTAACAGAAGGCAAAAACTTTATATCCAGAGCCTGCTTTATTGATCCATTTCAAGGAAAAGTTGCAGCAATTTATGCTGTAAAAGACTTACATGCAAAAACTGCTGCACTAGTAATTGATTCTGCTCAAGATTATTCAGTTGGTCTTGCAAAGTTTTTTGAGGAAAATTTTAAAAAATTAGGTGGCAAAATTGTAGCTAAAACATTTATACAAACAGGCGAAAGTAACTTTTCTGCTCAAATTGCTTCACTTAAGCCAGCAAATCCACAAATTATCTATATGCCTTGCTATTACCAGGAAATAGCTTTGTTTGCAAGACAAGCCAGAGAATTTGGGTTAAAACAGCCTATACTTGCTGGTGATGGCGCAGCTGAGGCTGCTTTAATAAAAGTAGGCGGCGCTGCTGTTAATGGACTTACATTTACTACTGGTTTTGCACCAGAAGCCATAAAAACTGCATTGGGTAAAAAATTCGAACAAGCCTATCAAGCAAAGTATCATAAACTTCCAGATAACTTTGCTGCTTTATCAGCAGATGCTTATTTTATGTTAGTCAATGCAATTGATAGGGCAAAATCAGATAACCCAATTAAAATCAACACTGCACTTAGACAAACCAAAAACTTCCAGGGTGTAACCGGTAACATAACACTTGTTAATGGTAATGCAATAAAACCTGCGGTTATTGAGAAGGTGGAAAACGGTAAATTTGTATATGTTACTACGATTAATCCGTAG
- a CDS encoding sodium:calcium antiporter yields the protein MILNLFFLIISIAFIVVASEMFTNSLEYIGSKLKLSQAVIGSILAAIGTALPETILPIIAILFLKNSAHEIGIGAILGAPFMLSTLGFLMIGIGVVIRHLLKKGSFNLKIEEKTTKRDLTFFLISYIIAILATQFNHIKGIFAFAVIGIYLVYLYLTFNGRSSKLEFKDNLYFFKLFKIKENLLSGFFQLIVSLAIIIFGAYAFVNGLSIISQHFGFNPLIFSLLISPIATELPEKINSLTWTLKNKDILAFGNISGAMVFQSTFPVSVGILLTNWTITQNALLSAYIALFNIALMLLWVCLLKKINGWVFSINLMTYIYYIIKVI from the coding sequence ATGATTTTGAATTTATTTTTTCTTATTATTAGCATTGCGTTTATTGTTGTTGCTAGCGAAATGTTTACAAATTCTTTAGAATATATAGGCTCTAAATTAAAACTTTCACAGGCAGTTATAGGTTCAATACTTGCCGCTATTGGAACAGCCCTGCCAGAAACTATATTGCCAATTATTGCAATCTTGTTTCTAAAAAATTCAGCTCATGAAATAGGAATTGGTGCAATTTTGGGAGCACCTTTTATGCTTTCAACGCTTGGTTTTTTGATGATTGGTATTGGTGTGGTTATTAGACATTTATTAAAAAAAGGCTCATTTAATCTGAAAATTGAAGAAAAAACAACAAAACGGGATCTTACTTTTTTTTTAATATCTTACATTATTGCAATTTTAGCAACTCAATTTAACCATATAAAAGGTATATTTGCATTTGCTGTAATTGGCATATATCTAGTTTATTTGTATTTAACATTTAATGGTAGAAGCTCAAAGCTTGAATTTAAAGACAATTTATATTTTTTTAAACTCTTTAAAATAAAAGAAAACCTTCTATCCGGTTTTTTTCAATTAATTGTGTCTTTGGCTATTATTATTTTTGGTGCTTATGCTTTTGTCAATGGTTTAAGTATTATAAGCCAACATTTTGGCTTTAATCCTCTGATATTTTCTCTATTAATTTCTCCAATAGCAACTGAGCTTCCAGAAAAAATTAATTCTCTAACTTGGACATTAAAAAACAAAGATATTTTGGCTTTTGGTAACATAAGTGGTGCTATGGTTTTTCAATCAACATTTCCAGTAAGTGTTGGAATTTTACTAACCAATTGGACTATTACGCAAAATGCTCTTTTGAGCGCGTACATTGCATTATTTAATATTGCTTTAATGCTTTTATGGGTTTGCCTGCTAAAAAAAATAAATGGGTGGGTTTTTAGCATAAACCTTATGACTTATATTTATTATATAATTAAAGTTATATAA